A portion of the Glycine max cultivar Williams 82 chromosome 10, Glycine_max_v4.0, whole genome shotgun sequence genome contains these proteins:
- the LOC100781845 gene encoding probable pectate lyase 8 → MAVSSSATKWVLFLLLALLIREEAMAMATTPQISDLRNVEVERHRLPSLTNSSMVERAKEADKLNEQAAVANPEEVVSMVEMSIQNSTERRKLGYFSCGTGNPIDDCWRCDPNWQRNRKRLADCGIGFGRNAIGGRDGKFYVVTDPRDDDPVNPKPGTLRHAVIQDRPLWIVFKRDMVIQLKQELIMNSFKTIDARGVNVHIANGACITIQFVTNVIIHGLHIHDCKPTGNAMVRSSPTHFGWRTMADGDAISIFGSSHIWVDHNSLSHCADGLVDAVMGSTAITISNNHFTHHNEVILLGHSDSYTRDKLMQVTIAYNHFGEGLIQRMPRCRHGYFHVVNNDYTHWEMYAIGGSANPTINSQGNRYNAPTNPFAKEVTKRVETAETQWKGWNWRSEGDLLLNGAYFTPSGAGASASYARASSLGAKSSSMVDSMTSNAGALGCKRGRQC, encoded by the exons ATGGCGGTTTCTTCTTCTGCAACAAAATGGGTCCTCTTCTTGCTTCTGGCGCTGCTCATTCGAGAAGAAGCCATGGCCATGGCTACTACCCCACAGATCTCTGACCTCAG GAATGTTGAAGTTGAAAGACACAGGTTGCCGAGCTTGACGAACTCGTCAATGGTGGAGAG GGCAAAAGAGGCTGACAAATTAAATGAACAAGCTGCTGTGGCTAACCCAGAGGAAGTGGTTTCAATGGTTGAGAT GAGCATCCAGAACAGCACAGAGAGAAGGAAGTTGGGATATTTCTCTTGTGGAACAGGCAACCCAATTGATGATTGCTGGCGTTGTGACCCCAACTGGCAACGCAACCGGAAGCGTCTGGCGGATTGTGGCATTGGTTTTGGCCGGAATGCTATCGGTGGTCGTGATGGAAAATTTTATGTGGTGACTGACCCCAGGGATGATGACCCTGTGAACCCGAAACCTGGCACTCTTCGCCATGCTGTGATCCAGGACAGGCCCTTGTGGATTGTGTTCAAGAGGGACATGGTTATTCAGCTGAAGCAGGAGCTGATCATGAACAGCTTTAAGACCATTGATGCTAGAGGAGTGAATGTGCACATTGCTAATGGAGCATGCATCACAATTCAGTTTGTAACCAATGTTATCATTCATGGCTTGCACATTCATGATTGCAAACCTACTGGAAATGCTATGGTGAGAAGCTCCCCAACACATTTTGGTTGGAGGACAATGGCTGATGGAGATGCTATCTCCATATTTGGCTCAAGCCACATTTGGGTTGACCACAACTCCTTGTCACACTGTGCGGATGGCCTTGTGGATGCTGTCATGGGCTCAACAGCCATTACTATTTCCAACAACCACTTCACCCACCACAATGAG GTGATTCTACTAGGCCACAGTGACTCTTACACAAGAGACAAGCTGATGCAAGTGACCATCGCATACAACCATTTCGGAGAGGGACTTATCCAGAGAATGCCACG TTGTAGACATGGATATTTCCACGTGGTGAACAATGACTACACTCACTGGGAGATGTATGCTATTGGTGGAAGTGCTAACCCCACCATCAACAGCCAGGGCAACAGATACAATGCTCCTACTAACCCTTTTGCCAAGGAG GTGACTAAGAGAGTGGAAACAGCAGAAACCCAATGGAAGGGTTGGAATTGGAGGTCAGAGGGAGATTTGTTACTGAATGGGGCCTATTTCACTCCATCTGGTGCTGGAGCCTCAGCCAGCTATGCTAGAGCCTCTAGCTTAGGAGCAAAATCTTCTTCCATGGTTGATTCCATGACTTCCAATGCTGGTGCACTAGGTTGCAAAAGAGGCCGTCAGTGCTAG